A stretch of Planctomicrobium piriforme DNA encodes these proteins:
- the rplJ gene encoding 50S ribosomal protein L10, translating to MSKPVKEMIIREIRAELGSRKDLLMLDVSKMDAIAQNQLRETLRKKGVTLLGVKNSLAKLALKESGIDVSESILSGPTTLVWGSEDIVGLSREMTEWAKKIEKMSIKGGVVDGQGVNSDGVEEISKGPSRLELIGQIAGLLLSPGAKLAGALLGPGGTISGQLTALSEKGEDEAKEGGDAA from the coding sequence ATGAGTAAGCCCGTCAAGGAAATGATTATCCGCGAGATCCGTGCCGAACTCGGCAGCCGGAAGGATCTACTAATGCTGGACGTGTCCAAGATGGACGCCATTGCCCAGAATCAGTTGCGGGAAACTCTGCGTAAAAAGGGCGTGACGCTGCTGGGAGTCAAAAACTCGCTGGCCAAGCTCGCGCTGAAAGAGTCCGGCATCGATGTCAGCGAATCGATCCTGTCTGGCCCGACGACTCTCGTCTGGGGCAGCGAAGACATTGTTGGCCTGTCCCGTGAGATGACGGAATGGGCCAAGAAGATCGAGAAGATGTCGATCAAGGGGGGAGTCGTCGACGGCCAGGGAGTCAACTCCGACGGCGTCGAAGAGATTTCGAAAGGCCCCAGCCGCCTGGAACTCATCGGCCAGATTGCCGGGCTGTTGCTCAGCCCGGGAGCGAAACTTGCGGGCGCCCTGCTGGGCCCCGGGGGAACCATTTCCGGCCAGCTCACAGCGCTGTCGGAAAAGGGAGAAGACGAAGCGAAGGAAGGCGGAGACGCTGCGTAG
- the rplL gene encoding 50S ribosomal protein L7/L12: protein MSEVAEKTFDASTKEMGDKLVGLTLLQAKALADYLKEVHGIEPAGGGVMMAAAAPAAAAAPVEEKTEFDVILTKFGDNKINVIKAVRSITGLGLKEAKDLVEGVPKALKQAISKEDAEKIKKEIEGAGGTVELK, encoded by the coding sequence ATGTCAGAAGTTGCAGAAAAGACGTTCGACGCCAGCACCAAGGAAATGGGCGACAAGCTTGTCGGCCTCACTCTGCTGCAGGCGAAGGCGCTGGCTGATTACCTGAAGGAAGTTCACGGCATCGAGCCCGCCGGCGGCGGCGTGATGATGGCTGCTGCTGCTCCGGCTGCAGCCGCTGCTCCGGTCGAAGAAAAGACCGAGTTCGACGTGATCCTGACCAAGTTCGGCGACAACAAGATCAACGTGATCAAAGCTGTCCGCAGCATCACCGGCCTGGGTCTGAAGGAAGCCAAGGACCTCGTGGAAGGGGTGCCCAAGGCTCTGAAGCAGGCGATCTCGAAAGAAGACGCCGAGAAGATCAAGAAGGAAATCGAAGGCGCCGGCGGTACTGTCGAACTGAAGTAA